The following proteins are encoded in a genomic region of Natrinema sp. DC36:
- a CDS encoding OB-fold domain-containing protein: protein MTRDVPTDHAFVCESCGNRWYYTRERCSECRSTATHSYRLREGTVVTATTVHATPPGVRSPNRLGMVRFDGDVTIVAQLGDDSSAGDTVRFGDVSVLREGDRSTSGPRLVGLE from the coding sequence ATGACTCGAGACGTTCCGACCGACCACGCGTTCGTCTGTGAATCGTGCGGAAACCGCTGGTATTACACGCGCGAGCGGTGCTCGGAGTGTCGGTCGACGGCGACCCACTCCTACCGGCTTCGGGAGGGAACCGTCGTCACCGCGACGACCGTCCACGCGACGCCGCCCGGCGTTCGCTCGCCGAACCGGCTCGGGATGGTGCGGTTCGACGGCGACGTGACGATCGTCGCACAGCTCGGAGACGACAGTTCGGCCGGCGATACCGTGCGGTTCGGAGATGTCTCGGTCCTTCGAGAGGGCGATCGATCCACCTCCGGGCCCCGGCTCGTCGGACTCGAGTGA
- the ureG gene encoding urease accessory protein UreG has protein sequence MGYRDVAKVGLGGPVGSGKTAMVRRIVPELVDRGYEVGVIANDIMTQEDADVFRESFADLLPADLVEGVETGACPHTGIREDPSMNLAAIDEFTERHPDLDVVLVESGGDNLAATFNPELADYFLFVISVAEGEDIPRKRGPGVMQADLLVVNKTDLAPHVDADLQVIEDDTNAVRGDDPFVFTNCKDGEGIDAVLEHVEREVLFA, from the coding sequence ATGGGGTACCGCGACGTCGCGAAAGTCGGTCTCGGCGGCCCCGTCGGCTCCGGGAAGACGGCGATGGTCCGGCGGATCGTCCCCGAACTCGTCGACCGGGGCTACGAGGTCGGCGTCATCGCCAACGATATCATGACGCAGGAGGACGCCGACGTCTTCCGGGAGTCGTTCGCCGATCTGCTACCCGCGGACCTCGTCGAGGGGGTCGAAACGGGCGCCTGTCCGCACACGGGCATCCGCGAGGACCCCTCCATGAACCTCGCCGCGATCGACGAGTTCACCGAACGCCACCCCGATCTGGACGTGGTCCTCGTCGAGAGCGGCGGCGACAACCTCGCCGCGACCTTCAACCCCGAACTGGCCGACTACTTCCTGTTCGTCATCAGCGTCGCGGAGGGCGAGGACATCCCCCGAAAGCGCGGCCCTGGCGTCATGCAGGCCGACCTGCTGGTCGTCAATAAAACGGACCTCGCACCGCACGTCGACGCCGACTTGCAGGTGATCGAGGACGATACGAACGCGGTGCGGGGCGACGACCCGTTCGTCTTCACCAACTGCAAGGACGGCGAGGGGATCGACGCGGTCCTCGAGCACGTCGAGCGGGAGGTGCTGTTCGCGTGA
- a CDS encoding urease accessory protein UreD codes for MSAGRSGTTADDGLSLPPSFEAYADESLAQAPAGGPGKNGLLEATFARRSDGPTRLIRDRVTVPYHLTGTLDTDPVPGLTTLVAQEPTGGVAQGDRHRMRIDARAGARAHVTTQSATKVHSMNANYAHLNTALRAAEGSYLEYVPGPTIVNEDARCLQTVDVELADDAVVVMADVLVPDGLSDHEPFGFDHYQSRVEAEHDGRLVCADAVDLRPNERDPRDPASVGEYGVVGSLYVFAPSGDDRDDATAPGESDLETLIDGIYDEIADRDGVEAGVSRLPHDVGAVVRLLGHREADVTETLRAAWDATRRQLLGVGVPADRRY; via the coding sequence GTGAGTGCGGGGCGCTCGGGGACGACCGCGGACGACGGACTCTCCCTTCCGCCGTCTTTCGAGGCCTACGCAGACGAATCGCTCGCCCAGGCGCCCGCTGGGGGTCCCGGGAAGAACGGCCTGCTCGAGGCGACGTTCGCCAGGCGGAGCGATGGACCGACCCGGCTGATCCGCGACCGCGTGACGGTCCCCTACCACCTGACGGGGACGCTCGACACCGATCCGGTGCCCGGTCTGACGACGCTGGTCGCACAGGAGCCGACCGGCGGCGTCGCCCAGGGTGACCGCCACCGGATGCGCATCGACGCTCGAGCGGGGGCGCGAGCGCACGTGACGACCCAGAGCGCGACGAAGGTCCACAGCATGAACGCGAACTACGCCCACCTGAACACCGCGCTCCGGGCGGCCGAGGGGAGCTACCTCGAGTACGTTCCGGGACCGACGATCGTTAACGAGGACGCGCGCTGTCTCCAGACGGTCGACGTCGAACTGGCAGACGATGCGGTCGTCGTGATGGCCGACGTCCTCGTTCCGGACGGACTGAGCGATCACGAGCCGTTCGGCTTCGATCACTACCAGTCGCGCGTCGAGGCCGAACACGACGGGCGATTGGTCTGTGCCGACGCGGTCGACCTGCGACCGAACGAGCGCGATCCGCGCGATCCGGCCAGCGTCGGCGAGTACGGCGTCGTCGGCTCGCTGTACGTCTTCGCACCGAGCGGTGACGATCGCGACGACGCGACCGCGCCGGGCGAGAGCGACCTCGAGACACTGATCGACGGGATCTACGACGAGATCGCGGACCGCGACGGCGTCGAGGCCGGCGTCTCGCGGCTCCCCCACGACGTCGGCGCAGTCGTCCGTCTCCTCGGCCACCGGGAGGCGGACGTGACCGAGACGCTGCGCGCCGCGTGGGACGCGACGAGACGACAGCTACTGGGGGTCGGCGTACCCGCCGACCGGCGATACTGA
- a CDS encoding LLM class flavin-dependent oxidoreductase, translated as MELSAVDLSPVPDDGTATDAYANTVEAAQQAERLGYSRFWVAEHHGMANRIAGTTPEVLLGHLAAETDSIRLGSGAVLLNHYSPFKVAEQFGALDALAPGRIDAGLGRANGSPAADRALGTDRRVQNPDDDHAEKIEAVIDHLYDDYPEGHAYSDLELPRSGEDEPVPWVLGSSPSSAAIAGELGLRYCFAAFIRPQLAARSFEAYREQFQPSRLADGIDEPQGMIAVNAVCAETDEEAARVRAVAEASFKRMQRGEVGTRPSIEEAIDELGGVPEPTPATLGPDEWPRAISGDPDTLAGLLEQLADRVGVDEVMIQHVVADHDDALRSHELLADGVGLTSR; from the coding sequence ATGGAACTCTCCGCCGTCGATCTGTCTCCAGTTCCCGACGACGGCACCGCAACCGATGCCTACGCGAACACCGTTGAAGCGGCACAGCAGGCCGAACGACTCGGTTACTCGCGGTTCTGGGTCGCCGAACACCACGGAATGGCGAACAGGATCGCGGGGACGACGCCCGAGGTATTGCTCGGGCACCTCGCCGCCGAAACCGACTCGATCCGCCTCGGCTCGGGGGCGGTGTTGCTCAACCACTACAGCCCGTTCAAGGTCGCCGAACAGTTCGGCGCGCTGGACGCGCTCGCACCGGGTCGCATCGACGCGGGTCTCGGGCGGGCGAACGGGTCGCCGGCCGCCGACCGCGCCCTCGGGACGGACCGGCGCGTGCAGAATCCCGACGACGACCACGCCGAGAAAATCGAGGCCGTCATCGATCACCTCTACGACGACTATCCCGAGGGGCACGCCTACAGCGACCTCGAGCTCCCGCGCTCCGGCGAGGACGAACCGGTGCCGTGGGTGCTCGGCTCGAGTCCCTCCAGCGCGGCTATCGCGGGCGAACTCGGCTTGCGGTACTGTTTCGCGGCGTTCATTCGGCCGCAGTTGGCCGCGCGTTCGTTCGAGGCGTATCGCGAGCAGTTCCAGCCGTCACGGCTGGCCGACGGCATCGACGAGCCCCAGGGGATGATCGCGGTGAACGCGGTCTGTGCCGAGACCGACGAGGAGGCGGCACGGGTGCGAGCGGTGGCTGAGGCGTCGTTCAAGCGGATGCAACGCGGAGAGGTCGGCACCAGACCGTCCATCGAGGAGGCCATCGACGAACTCGGTGGCGTCCCCGAGCCAACGCCTGCAACGCTCGGTCCCGACGAGTGGCCGCGCGCTATTTCCGGCGATCCGGACACGCTCGCGGGCCTGTTGGAGCAACTCGCAGATCGCGTCGGCGTCGACGAAGTGATGATCCAACACGTCGTCGCCGACCACGACGACGCGCTCCGCTCTCACGAATTGCTGGCCGATGGCGTCGGCCTCACGTCTCGCTGA
- a CDS encoding CaiB/BaiF CoA-transferase family protein, which yields MTTGDRILDGVRVVDLTTFVTGGFCSLMLANQGAEVIKVERPGVGDDNRHSGPPFIDGESPYFWTVNYGKKSVELDLKSDAGREALYDLASEADVFLQNYRPGTAERLDVDEETIRSHNDDVIYCAISAFGQTGPWRERPGYDLLIQGMSGMMSVTGEPDGRPVKVGLPTTDLITGMWAAFGISNALYRRERTGEGEYIDLGMLDAALPWLTKQAGKVFAGECPSRMGTKDPVLAPYQTFETADGYLNVACLNQKLWNGLCQAIDRPELADDERFETNADRVEHMDELESELERTFRELTTDEWMTLLVDEAGLPAGPVHDVEDALYNEQTAARESVTSMEHPEHGEIPVIEHPLKYDRSSSGFESPPPKLGEDTRSVFRDLGYDEEKLDELTDRGAFGSE from the coding sequence ATGACTACCGGTGATCGCATTCTCGACGGCGTGAGAGTCGTCGATCTGACCACGTTCGTTACCGGCGGCTTCTGCTCGCTGATGCTCGCCAATCAGGGGGCGGAAGTAATCAAAGTCGAGCGGCCCGGCGTCGGCGACGACAACCGACACTCGGGCCCGCCGTTCATCGACGGCGAGTCGCCGTACTTCTGGACGGTCAACTACGGCAAGAAGAGCGTCGAACTCGACCTGAAGAGCGACGCCGGACGGGAGGCGCTGTACGACCTCGCGAGCGAGGCCGACGTCTTCCTCCAGAACTACCGCCCCGGGACGGCCGAGCGCCTCGACGTCGACGAAGAGACGATCCGTTCGCACAACGACGACGTCATCTACTGTGCGATTTCGGCGTTCGGACAGACGGGACCCTGGCGCGAACGGCCCGGCTACGATCTGCTGATTCAGGGGATGAGCGGCATGATGAGCGTCACCGGAGAGCCCGACGGTCGGCCGGTGAAAGTCGGCCTCCCGACGACCGATCTCATCACCGGAATGTGGGCTGCCTTCGGTATTTCGAACGCGCTCTACCGGCGCGAGCGGACGGGCGAGGGCGAGTACATCGATCTCGGCATGCTCGACGCCGCGCTTCCGTGGCTGACGAAACAGGCCGGCAAGGTGTTCGCGGGCGAGTGCCCCTCGCGCATGGGAACGAAAGATCCGGTGCTCGCTCCTTACCAGACGTTCGAGACCGCCGACGGCTACCTCAACGTCGCCTGTCTCAATCAGAAGCTCTGGAACGGGCTGTGCCAGGCGATCGATCGCCCCGAACTGGCCGACGACGAGCGCTTCGAGACGAACGCCGACCGCGTCGAACACATGGACGAACTCGAGAGCGAGCTCGAACGGACGTTCCGTGAGCTGACGACCGACGAGTGGATGACCCTGCTGGTCGACGAGGCGGGGCTTCCGGCGGGTCCGGTACACGACGTCGAGGACGCGCTGTACAACGAGCAGACGGCGGCTCGTGAGTCGGTCACGTCGATGGAACACCCGGAACACGGCGAGATTCCCGTGATCGAGCACCCGTTGAAGTACGACCGCTCGAGCAGCGGCTTCGAGTCGCCGCCCCCGAAACTGGGCGAGGACACCCGGAGCGTCTTCCGTGACCTCGGCTACGACGAGGAGAAACTGGACGAACTCACCGATCGCGGCGCGTTCGGGTCGGAGTGA
- a CDS encoding urease accessory UreF family protein: protein MTTDPSSFLTALRLSDSFLPVGGYTTSYGLEQYINEDRVETGDDLRELLAAYLRRVVGPCETVALANAHAACADADLERLLAVDERLHAVTLPREFRESSTKAGAKLSELFGSNGTAGSNAGERNGHGHGASSDATEAATDGGEFATAVADAVDIGSTPGHYPVVFGVVTASRGLSRLEACLAHAYSFVSGLLGAAQRLGRFGHTEIQSVLERLEPTITEVCERHVDDEPAAMASFAPLAEIMGMNHERAGRRLFMS, encoded by the coding sequence ATGACCACTGACCCGAGTTCGTTCCTGACGGCGCTCCGACTCTCGGATTCGTTTCTTCCCGTCGGCGGCTACACGACCTCCTACGGCCTCGAGCAGTACATCAACGAGGATCGGGTCGAGACCGGCGACGATCTGCGGGAATTGCTCGCGGCCTACCTCCGTCGCGTGGTCGGTCCCTGCGAAACCGTCGCGCTGGCGAACGCCCACGCCGCGTGCGCAGACGCCGATCTCGAGCGGCTGCTGGCCGTCGACGAGCGACTCCACGCGGTGACCCTGCCTCGAGAGTTCCGCGAGAGTTCGACCAAGGCGGGCGCGAAGCTCTCCGAACTGTTCGGGTCGAACGGGACGGCGGGCTCGAACGCGGGGGAGAGGAACGGGCACGGGCACGGAGCCTCGTCCGACGCGACCGAAGCGGCGACCGACGGTGGCGAGTTCGCGACCGCCGTCGCCGACGCCGTCGATATCGGTTCGACGCCGGGCCACTATCCGGTCGTCTTCGGGGTCGTCACCGCGTCGCGGGGCCTCTCGCGACTCGAGGCCTGTCTCGCACACGCCTACTCGTTCGTGTCGGGGCTGCTCGGGGCGGCCCAGCGGCTCGGTCGGTTCGGACACACCGAGATCCAGTCCGTGCTCGAGCGACTCGAGCCCACGATAACCGAGGTCTGCGAGCGCCACGTCGACGACGAGCCGGCGGCGATGGCGTCGTTCGCCCCACTAGCCGAAATCATGGGAATGAACCACGAACGCGCCGGGAGACGGCTGTTCATGAGCTGA
- a CDS encoding thiolase family protein, which yields MTDAFVTGVGMTRFESESAGSALELAERAAWRALSDAAVEPADVTSVHVGNMAAEAFEGRTGLENALCGALGVEGAIADRIENTSASGASAVLRAVHALEAGASSRALVVGVETMTSAETDAATELISRLVHDREYAQGVTLPSFAGLAAEHYLRTYDVDPSAFARVAVKNHRNAATNPYAQFQEPITLEEARTSPPVAEPLRLYDCCPTSDGAAAVVLEKSEETDGIRVASVTGATGTHAVAERPNPLEIESVERAGRRALTDANVTRNDVDVACIHDAFTILELLELEELGFYDPGDAWRATADGETALDGRLPVNPGGGLKARGHPLGATGVAQIIELTWQLRGDAPEERRVENPRTGLALNVAGFGNNAVCTILQGP from the coding sequence ATGACCGACGCGTTCGTTACCGGCGTCGGAATGACGCGATTCGAATCCGAGAGTGCCGGATCTGCACTCGAGTTAGCCGAACGGGCGGCGTGGCGAGCCCTCTCCGACGCTGCCGTCGAACCTGCGGACGTGACGTCCGTCCACGTCGGCAACATGGCGGCCGAGGCGTTCGAGGGGCGAACGGGGCTCGAGAACGCCCTCTGCGGTGCCCTCGGCGTCGAGGGAGCGATCGCGGATCGGATCGAGAACACCAGCGCGAGCGGTGCGAGCGCCGTCCTTCGCGCCGTCCACGCGCTCGAGGCGGGCGCGTCGTCGCGCGCCCTCGTCGTCGGCGTCGAGACGATGACGTCCGCCGAGACGGACGCGGCGACGGAGCTCATCAGTCGTCTCGTCCACGACCGGGAGTACGCGCAGGGCGTCACCCTCCCGTCGTTCGCGGGACTCGCGGCCGAGCACTACCTGCGGACGTACGACGTCGATCCGTCTGCGTTCGCGCGGGTGGCCGTCAAGAATCACCGCAACGCCGCGACGAATCCGTACGCGCAGTTTCAGGAGCCGATCACGCTCGAGGAGGCGCGAACCTCGCCGCCCGTCGCGGAACCCCTTCGCCTGTACGACTGCTGTCCGACGAGCGACGGTGCCGCCGCGGTCGTCCTCGAGAAGTCAGAAGAAACGGACGGGATCCGGGTGGCGAGCGTCACCGGCGCGACCGGCACCCACGCGGTCGCCGAACGACCGAATCCGCTCGAGATCGAGAGCGTCGAGCGGGCCGGTCGGCGGGCGCTGACCGACGCGAACGTCACGCGGAATGACGTCGACGTCGCCTGTATTCACGACGCGTTCACGATCCTCGAGTTGCTCGAACTCGAGGAGCTGGGGTTCTACGACCCCGGCGACGCCTGGCGGGCGACGGCGGACGGCGAAACGGCCCTCGACGGACGGCTGCCGGTCAATCCCGGCGGCGGACTCAAGGCTCGCGGCCATCCGCTCGGCGCGACCGGCGTCGCCCAGATAATCGAACTGACCTGGCAGTTGCGCGGCGACGCCCCCGAGGAGCGACGCGTCGAGAATCCGCGGACGGGGCTGGCGCTCAACGTCGCCGGATTCGGAAACAACGCGGTCTGTACGATCCTGCAGGGACCATGA
- the ureC gene encoding urease subunit alpha has product MSRELPRREYTELFGATEGDRLRLGDTNLFAKIETDYGVPGEEAVFGGGKTMRDGMGMQSGTTQAEGTLDWVFTNVVIIDPVLGVCKGDIGVRNGKIVGVGKAGNPDTMDGVDMVIGQSTDTIPADGLIATPGALDIHVHFNSPQLVDHALASGVTTMLGGGFGGGATTCTPGPRNIQRFLQAAEDWPVNVGFYGKGNSSRPESLHEQVEAGACGLKLHEDWGSTPAAIDTCLEVADEEDVQVCIHTDTLNESGFVEDTFDAIDGRAIHTFHIEGAGGGHAPDVLELIGHEHMLPSSTNPSMPYTENTFDEHLDMVMVCHHLNPDVPEDVAFAESRIRAETLGAEDVLHDTGAISMMTTDSQAMGRMAEMVCRTWQTAHKMKAQRGPLEADEGTEADNARIERYVAKYTINPAITAGIDDYVGSLEPGKLADIALWDPAFFGSKPEVVIKGGFPVWSQMGEANGSLMTCEPVIGRERAGAQGRAKHGLSVTFVSEAADENEVGDAYDLKTPVRPVSGTRSVRKSDMLHNDHCPDDIEIDAQTFEVEVDGEHVTCDPADEVPLAQRYLL; this is encoded by the coding sequence ATGAGCCGGGAACTCCCGCGCAGGGAGTACACGGAACTGTTCGGCGCGACCGAGGGCGACCGGCTTCGGCTGGGCGATACGAACCTGTTCGCGAAGATCGAGACCGACTACGGCGTCCCCGGCGAGGAGGCGGTCTTCGGCGGCGGGAAGACGATGCGCGACGGGATGGGGATGCAATCCGGCACGACGCAGGCCGAAGGGACCCTCGACTGGGTCTTTACGAACGTCGTGATCATCGATCCCGTACTGGGCGTCTGCAAAGGCGACATCGGCGTCCGTAACGGGAAGATCGTCGGCGTCGGAAAGGCGGGCAACCCAGACACGATGGACGGCGTCGACATGGTGATCGGGCAGAGCACCGACACCATCCCCGCCGACGGGCTGATCGCGACGCCCGGCGCGCTCGACATCCACGTCCACTTCAACAGCCCACAACTGGTCGACCACGCGCTCGCCTCGGGCGTGACGACGATGCTCGGGGGCGGGTTCGGCGGCGGTGCCACGACGTGTACGCCCGGCCCGCGGAACATCCAGCGGTTCCTGCAGGCGGCCGAGGACTGGCCCGTCAACGTCGGCTTCTACGGGAAGGGCAACAGCAGCCGACCGGAATCGCTCCACGAGCAGGTCGAGGCCGGCGCGTGCGGCCTGAAACTCCACGAGGACTGGGGCTCCACGCCGGCGGCGATCGATACCTGCCTCGAGGTGGCCGACGAGGAGGACGTCCAGGTCTGTATCCACACGGACACCCTGAATGAGTCGGGGTTCGTCGAGGACACCTTCGACGCCATCGACGGCCGCGCGATCCACACGTTCCACATCGAGGGCGCCGGCGGCGGCCACGCGCCGGACGTGCTCGAACTGATCGGCCACGAGCACATGCTGCCGTCGTCGACGAACCCGTCGATGCCCTACACCGAGAACACGTTCGACGAACACCTCGACATGGTGATGGTCTGTCACCACCTCAATCCGGACGTCCCCGAGGACGTAGCCTTCGCCGAGTCGCGCATCCGCGCGGAGACGCTCGGCGCGGAGGACGTCCTCCACGACACCGGCGCCATCTCGATGATGACCACCGACTCGCAGGCGATGGGCCGGATGGCCGAGATGGTGTGTCGGACGTGGCAGACCGCCCACAAGATGAAAGCCCAGCGCGGCCCGCTCGAGGCGGATGAGGGCACCGAGGCTGACAACGCTCGCATCGAGCGCTACGTCGCCAAGTACACGATCAACCCCGCGATCACGGCGGGAATCGACGACTACGTCGGCTCGCTCGAGCCCGGAAAACTCGCGGACATCGCGCTGTGGGACCCGGCCTTCTTCGGCAGCAAGCCGGAAGTCGTCATCAAGGGCGGCTTCCCGGTCTGGTCCCAGATGGGCGAGGCCAACGGCTCGCTGATGACCTGCGAGCCGGTGATCGGTCGCGAACGCGCCGGCGCACAGGGGCGAGCGAAACACGGCCTCTCGGTGACGTTCGTCAGCGAGGCCGCCGACGAGAACGAGGTCGGCGATGCCTACGACCTGAAAACGCCCGTCCGGCCCGTCAGCGGCACGCGATCGGTTCGAAAATCGGATATGCTGCACAACGATCACTGCCCGGACGACATCGAAATCGACGCGCAGACGTTCGAGGTTGAGGTCGACGGCGAACACGTCACCTGTGACCCGGCCGACGAAGTCCCGCTGGCGCAGCGATACCTGCTCTGA
- a CDS encoding urease subunit beta yields the protein MSEFVPGELLPADEPVPINEGRPTTTVTVENTGDRPAQVGSHFHFFEANPGLEFDRESAYGTRLDIPAGTAVRFEPGCEREVDLVDIGGDRIVHGMGGLVGGDLDDEDVRARAIERARERGYIAEADE from the coding sequence ATGAGCGAGTTCGTTCCGGGTGAGTTGCTCCCGGCCGACGAGCCGGTACCGATAAACGAGGGACGGCCGACGACGACGGTGACGGTCGAGAACACCGGCGACCGGCCCGCACAGGTCGGCTCACACTTTCACTTCTTCGAGGCGAACCCGGGACTCGAGTTCGATCGCGAGTCGGCGTACGGAACCCGACTGGATATTCCGGCGGGGACGGCCGTTCGATTCGAGCCCGGCTGCGAACGCGAGGTCGATCTCGTCGATATCGGCGGCGACCGAATCGTTCACGGGATGGGCGGCCTGGTCGGCGGCGACCTCGACGACGAGGACGTGCGGGCTCGAGCGATCGAGCGCGCTCGAGAGCGGGGCTATATCGCGGAGGCCGACGAATGA
- the ureE gene encoding urease accessory protein UreE has product MERIDGIVGNVHADDDLAALYADHESAGTLERVVIDADDRRRSRFRATTDAGTDVGVVVDKAAVSAGDVLLAEDDRLIVVAFEPRDALVVSLPDATAERLEAAVELGHRIGNQHWDLAIDDGDVYVPLEADRHIVERVVADVVPGSEIRETTVEADLFVTDLEDADPGGARGVNHGSEHGHGHGSGHGHGHENGHSHDHDHAHGRDHTHEQPHDSRHDH; this is encoded by the coding sequence ATGGAACGAATCGACGGTATCGTCGGCAACGTCCACGCCGACGACGACCTCGCGGCGCTGTACGCCGACCACGAGTCTGCGGGCACGCTCGAGCGCGTCGTCATCGACGCGGACGACCGTCGGCGGTCGCGGTTCCGGGCGACGACGGATGCGGGCACCGACGTCGGCGTCGTCGTGGACAAGGCCGCGGTCTCGGCGGGCGACGTGTTGCTGGCCGAGGACGACCGGCTGATAGTCGTCGCGTTCGAACCCCGCGACGCGCTGGTCGTCTCGCTGCCCGACGCGACGGCCGAGCGACTCGAGGCGGCGGTCGAACTCGGCCACCGAATCGGCAACCAGCACTGGGATCTCGCGATCGACGACGGGGACGTCTACGTCCCGCTCGAGGCCGATCGCCACATCGTCGAGCGGGTCGTCGCCGACGTCGTCCCCGGCTCGGAAATCCGCGAGACGACCGTCGAGGCCGACCTGTTCGTGACCGATCTCGAGGACGCGGATCCCGGCGGCGCACGCGGCGTCAATCACGGCTCGGAGCACGGACACGGGCACGGGTCTGGACACGGTCATGGGCACGAGAACGGTCACTCCCACGATCACGACCACGCTCACGGTCGCGACCACACACACGAACAACCGCACGACTCTCGCCATGACCACTGA
- a CDS encoding urease subunit gamma codes for MNLSPKEMERLTVFVAAELARRRKDRGVKLNHPETVAYISDWACEAAREGKSVAQIRSEATQLLTREDVMDGVPAMVDMIQIEPVFPDGTKLVTVHDPIRADGPDQLETVDPDPDEDVVTDPDALGSDDSSEARTTGGGPEPTEGD; via the coding sequence ATGAACCTCTCGCCCAAGGAGATGGAGCGACTGACGGTGTTCGTGGCCGCCGAACTCGCCCGCCGGCGAAAGGACCGCGGCGTGAAGCTCAACCACCCCGAGACGGTCGCGTACATCTCCGACTGGGCCTGCGAGGCCGCCCGCGAGGGCAAGTCCGTCGCGCAGATCCGCTCGGAGGCGACCCAGTTACTCACCCGCGAGGACGTCATGGACGGCGTTCCGGCGATGGTCGACATGATCCAGATCGAGCCCGTCTTCCCCGACGGAACCAAGCTGGTGACCGTTCACGATCCGATTCGCGCGGACGGTCCCGACCAACTCGAGACGGTCGATCCGGACCCCGACGAGGACGTCGTGACCGATCCCGACGCACTGGGAAGCGACGACTCGAGCGAGGCACGTACCACGGGCGGCGGCCCCGAACCCACGGAGGGAGACTGA
- a CDS encoding DUF2061 domain-containing protein — MGRNVVSRSAIQARKRAIVKTLCYRLFMMLITILVAWLIVGDVSAAINIGLITNLLKTGTYYVYERTWDHISWGVLPDS, encoded by the coding sequence ATGGGACGGAACGTGGTCTCCCGGTCAGCGATTCAGGCCCGGAAACGGGCTATCGTCAAAACGCTCTGCTACCGGCTGTTCATGATGCTGATCACGATACTCGTCGCGTGGCTGATCGTCGGGGACGTAAGCGCCGCGATAAATATCGGTCTCATAACTAATTTACTGAAGACGGGGACGTACTACGTCTATGAGCGGACGTGGGACCACATCTCGTGGGGGGTACTGCCTGACTCGTAA